In Deinococcus metallilatus, the sequence GCTCGCTCTCCGGCACGGCGAGAGAGTAGTCGACGGTATACAGGGGCACGGCACTGATCAGGCCGGGAAAACTTAGGCTCAGCCGCGCCGCGAGTGCGACGGGCAGGGCAGGGCCAGCGGGGAGTGGGTGCAGCCCTTGTGCGGCGAGCCGGGCGCGACGGGCTACCGCACGCTCGTCGTTCGAGGAGATCGGCCGGGGGTGCTCAAGCAGGTACTTCACAACCCGCTCGGGGAAGAGGGCGCGGAATTCACTCTCCCGGAAGTAGAACCGGTCTCCCCGCGTGAAGGGCAGCCGGTAGGGCCGCCCGTGGGACAGGCAGGTCGTCATCATCTGGAGGTCGATGCCCTGCGCCGTCAGGTCCTCGAACGTGAGTGGATCGCCCCCAGTGCCCCGGCCCGCGACGCGGTCGAGGGCGTCGGTGAACCAGTCCGTCAGGGCGGGCACGCCGCCCCCTTCGCTTCCTGAGCCGTCGCACAGTCCGTAGTGATTTCCTTCCAGCACGCTTTTGATGCTGGCGAGCGATACGCCGAGTGCGGCTGTAGCTGCCCCGGCAGCCCCAAGCCCCAGGCCAATGAGGGTGCCAGCCAGGCGTCCGTGGGAGGTCTTGTTCGTGCGGGCGACGAGGGCTGAGCCGAGGCCCGGCAGAGCACCCACAATCGCGGCGAGGGGCTGGACACGCATCGCGGAGAGCGGCCCCCTCCACCCCCAGTCTTTCCCGACCGCTCCCGATAGAAAGTTGAAGGTGCCGCGAGTACGTGTCTGCGGCTGGAAGAGCTGCTGGAGGTGGAGGGGGCCGGGGACGGCCCCCTGCCCGAGCCAGGCGGCCTCACGCTCCAAGGCGTCCATCCCGCCCTGCCCGCACTGACGACCGTACTCGGCAGCGGCCGCAAAGGCGGCGCCGATCGCCCCGGCGCTGCTACCCCCGAGGCAACGGAAGCGGTACGTCCGGGCGAGTTCCACGATGAGGGCCGGATACACGATGCCGCTCGTGATGCCTCCCTCCAGCACGAGATTGCACTCTCGCAGGCCAGCGACGTCCTGATCGGTCATCCTGCCCCCCCTGTGCCCGCGAAGCGCTCGCGATCCAGCGTGCGGAACTTGTCCCCGCCGAAGTAGTCCTGCGTCCAAGCGTCGGTCAACGCGAGGGTGGGCGTGGCGGAGGCCCCCTCTTCCCGAAGCAGCCAGCGGAACCGGTAGTGGTCGTAGATCCGCAGGAGTTCGCAGCCGTAGGCGTCGGCGACGTCGGTGTTGCCGCGCAGCACGAGGTAGTTCTCGTCGTTCCCCCGCTGGCATTCTTGGAGTAGTTGTGGCTGCCGCTGATGACAGTGGGACGGTCCGTGGTGAAGTCGAGCACGACGAGTTTGGTGTGGATGAGGATGCTGCCCGCCTGCCCGGCGGTGTTCTCCTGCAAGAAACCCTCCAGGCCGCTTGGGAGGAGGGCCGCCGCGGCGAACTGCCGGCCACGGTCACGGTGCGTTCCCACGATCTCGCCCCCAGAAGTCTCCCCGGCCGTTGCTGGGGGACCCTCCTGCCGGCGGTTCTGGAGGCCGAGCCGGAGGACGTCGTCGCCCTCCATGCCCCACAGCGCGTTCAGAATACGAGCGTCGAGGTCGAAGGCAGTGCAAAACATGACGTCACGCTTCGCCTCCTTGATGAGGGTGACGAATGCGTCCAGGTCGCGCTCACCGCTGCGGGGTGAGAAGCCGACAAAGCACTCCCCCCATGACCCGGGCAGCGGGTTGTGCTCGTCGATGTATTGCTTGGTGGCCTTGGGGGCTAGCCCGGAGAAGAGCACCTCGAACAGGTCCAGGTACGTCCGGGCGACGTGCGGAGTCTGCGCCACATGCACGACGTTGGCCTGGCGGTACACTCCATTCTCAGTGAAGTTCGTGCTGCCGCATAGGGCGGCGTGGGGCATACGCTTGCCGTCCTGGAGGCGGCTGCGGACCATGAACTTGTGGTGGTGGATGCGGGTGGTGACGCGGGCGCGCTTGTACGCCTCGGGAACCCGGGTGAGGTTGTGCTCGTTCTCGGCAGTCTGCGGGTCCCTCGCGGCAGCATGGTAGACGACGCGGACGTTCACGCGCCGCTGCACGGCCCGCTCGACGGCGTGCAGGATGGGGAGGAGTTCGTACTCGTAGATGGCGATGTCCAGGGCCCAGGTTTCATCCTGGGCGTCGTCGATGAAGCGGACAATCTGCTCAAGGGCGCCTCGGCTGAGCCATTCCAGGGCGTTGGCGGGCAGGACGGCGGCCTGTCCCGCCTTCTTGCGGGCGAGCAGGTCCTCGGCGACCCGGGGAAAGCGGCGGGCGAAGGCCTGGCTGGCCGCGGCGGCGCGGTTGAACGTGACGATGTGCTCGCCAGCGTCCTGGGGGGAGGTGGTGATGGTCACGCTGGGACCGGGCTGAACGTCAAGGGCACCCGGCTGGCCGTAGACAGGGTGGACCGTGTAGGTGTAGGTGCGGTTGGGGTAGACCGCGTAATCGCTCCAGCGGAAGGCCTGAATGGGCGCGACGTTCGTGGGGAGGGACTCGCCAGGCTCATGGGGCTGATCTGGAAAGGCGAGCTGGCCGGGGAGCCAGCGTTCGGAGCCGTCGGGGGCGGAGCGGTGGACGGCGAACCCCAGCAGCCCCGGGCGCCGTTCTGGGGCAATGTCAAAGGCGAGGAGGACGCCGGTGGTGCCAGCGTAGGCTTTGAGGGTGAGGCCGTCGTGGGCAGCGGTTCGGCGCATCCGGACTCCTGGCCAGCGGTTCCTGCGAGAGGGCGGACGACGGAAGCGGGGAAAGGGAACTCCACTGTAGTGCGGTCAGGCGGGGTTCGGAAGCGCAGTTGCGGCGAGATGGTGAGCGCAGGACATCCGCGGGGCGGCCCGACCCCTGCGACGTGACGCCCTGCTCCAGACCCGGGGTGGCAACATGAGAGGTGGAGAGACGCAGTCGAACTATCATTCCGTGCCGATCAGCGCGAGAATTGCTAAGGCAGCCGTGATGCCCAGCCCGATCCAGTGCTTGCCCAGCGATGAGTTGAAGGTTGTGGGAGGATCACCTTCTGGTTGTATGGTATGTCCCGTCAGCAGACCGCTAAAACCTCCCTAAAAATTCCTCCTCTAGAGTTCCGTCCGCCTTCAAGAGCGCTGACGTGTGGTTGTTATGCTATTTACAAATTGAGGCGGCACTGTTATGCTGGCCTCGTTTTACGCCCGTCACGTATTTCCGTACTCGTTATAGGAGGGGACGAATGGCCAAGGTTCAAAAGCAGTTCTACGAGTTCGACAAAGAGATCCAACTGGGTACCACCGAGGAGGAGCCTACCCTTCGTGAAAGGCGTGAGCAGGTACTTGACGCCTTGCGGTCGGGCCTGAAAAAGCTCTTTGAAGACAAAGACGAGTCCGCACCCAGCTTCAAGAAGTTCGACCAGGGCAGCTATAGCCTCAAAACCGGTGTCAAGCCTATTGACGAACAACACGACTATGACATTGATGTCGGCGCCGTTTTCAACATCGATTCCACACAGGGTGACTACAAGGACGACCCCACCAAGATCAAGCGCCTGATTCGCGATGCCCTCGACTTGGAGTTGGACGAGGGTACCGTGGAGATCAAGACGCCATGCGTCACAGTCACCTTTGATGACGGCTGCCACGTTGACCTCGCCGCCTACGCCGACCCGGATATGCGTACGGACATTGAACTCCCGCTCGCCCGGGGCAAGGAGTTCGCCGGGAGCCCTGAGTGGCAAACCAACCACCCCAGCGAACTCGCTCGCCGCATTAGGACGACGTTCTCCATCAAGGAGGAACGCCAGCAGTTCAAGCGTGTACTCCGTGCTCTCAAGCGCTGGCGCGACCACAAGTACCGCTCGGCCACCAGCCATGCCTCCCCAGTTGGGGTGGGCCTCACCGTGGCCGGATTGACGATGTTCACGCCGCAGGGGCGTGAACTCTACGGCACCACCGATGACCGCGCCGCTCTCCAGAACTTCGTTCAGAACCTGCTCGATACCTTTCAAGACAACATGAAGGGAGACAAAGACGATGAGCTCGGCCGGAGGCTGGTGGTTGAGTTGCCGTTTGCTCCCTATACGGATGTCTTCGCCCGCATGACCAACCGCAATATGGAAATCTTCGAGGATCGCCTCATTGACCTCCGTGACGCCCTGCGCGATGCGGGCGACGCCGGGAAGAACACGGATGCCTGCAAGGTCCTGCAAGGGCAGTTCAAGGGCTTTCCGGACGGTGAGGACGAGGAAGAAGAAGGCACGAAGGACTCCGTGAAGAAGGCCGCGGCCATCCTGACCCCCTCCATCTCGGGGTGAACTCGACGTTGACGAGCCGGGCCCAACTCATCGTCTGGCTTGAGGAAGTCGGTCGTTTGAACCTGCTTGCCAACGCCACCATCACGACCAAGCCTCAGGGCCTCCCCTGGGCTCGCAACCGCGGCATCGCTGCGTGCTTGGTCGGCGATGCCACTATTGGAACCAACAGCGTCACGCTCCGCGTTGGCCTTACCAGCGCATTCCCATCCCAGCTGCCTTACGTCCAACTCGTGGCCGACGAGGGAGGACGGGCTGATGGCATCACTGCGCATGTGGGGCATGACGGCGACATCTGCTACGTCCCGACGCGCGACCAAGCCTTTGACCCACAAACCCCCGTCGAGGTAATTCTTGACGCGCTCAGGCGAGCCTTAACGACTCTAGAGGATGCCTGGACTGCTCCGGACAATCACGAACTCCTGGACGAGTTCCCCCTGTACTGGGTGCCTCCTGCCGGATCGAAGTCGAAGCCCTCGGCCATCGCCTCCTATTTCGTCCCGGACGAGCGCTGCCGCGTCTTGGCTGCCTGGCGGGCTTCGGATGAGGGCAGGAAGGACGCCAAGGGCCGCACGTCCATACGGCGTCAAGCTGCTCATGTCCCGCCTGAACCGTACGAGGCGGTCGGCGACCTGGGCGGTGACTTTGGGCCCAACGAGTTCAATCGCCACCGCGACTTGAGGATGAGCACTCCGAGTACTTCAGCCCTGTACCTACCGCTGGAGCCCACGCCGCTCATCGTGCCGCCGCTCTCCAGGAGACAGTGGACGCCCACACAACTGCGCGACATCGTTCGCGGATCTTTATCGCCCGAAAACCTACTTGTGCTCGACGACCTTCTGACCAGCCGAAAGATGACGGCAGATCTACTGGTGCTCGGCATCCCCCGCCCCAAGCGAGCACAAGAACACCGCTTTGGTCTGGTCGCCGTGCAGGTCAGGGGGATGCGTCGTGGACATGTTCTGTCGCTGGACGCTAATCTTCTCCCTATTCAGCTGGGGCCGCTCTCGGTGGTTCGGCGTGATGCGGCCTACCTCATGCCGCGCGGTGGCAGCACCGCCTCCCTCCTCGATAGGAAGGTGCTCCTGCTCGGCTGCGGAGCGCTCGGCGGTTACGTCGCGCCCATGCTCGCCGCCGCTGGAGTTGGGCACCTGACGCTGGTCGACCCGGACAAGTTCATGGCGAGCAACACATACCGGCATGCCCTCGGTCGGCGCTTTGTCGGAAAGCCGAAGGTCACCGGGATGGAACAGGCTCTGCACGAGAAGTACCCCTACCTTAAGGTGACAGCGGTCGAGAAGCGCACCGAGGTGGCCCTCGGCCAGGGTGACTTCCAGCTGGGGGACTTCGACCTGACCGTCGATGCCACGGGCGACACGACGCATCAGCTGATGCTGGCCAGAGCGCTGCGCGACTTCCCCGTTGCCTATCGTCCACCGACGCTGCTGCTCTGGCTAGAGGCTCTGGGATTGGGCGGCCATCACCTGACGGTGATCCCAGGCGAGGCTGGTTGCCCACGATGCCTGTACTCGTCTCCCCAAGCGCCCATGGCGAACGCCGCATCCTTCGGCGCGCCGTACCAGCACATCGGGCACGACGAGCTGGGGTGCGGGACGTTTCACACGCCCTACTCCGACCTTGATGCCATCAAGACGGCTGAGGAGGCCGTCCGAACAGCGATCGACGTCCTCCACGGCAGGCTCGCTCGCAGCCTCCTCCGGTCATGGAAAGGCAGCCCCACAGCGTTCAAAGCGGCTGGCCACCAGCTGTCCGAGCGCTACTTCAAAAAGCGCGGTGCGTTGCGCAGGGGCGAAGCGTACGACAATCCCGACTGCCCGCTGTGCAGAGGGAAACCATGACGCTGCTGCTGCGGACGACCGCAGGACGCATCCTTGAAGTGCATCGACGTGTGCTGGAAGCCATGTGGGCTTATACACAGGTGCACCCGAAGAATACGGAGGCTGGCGGCATCCTTGTTGGTCATGAGCGCCAGCAGGGCAACCTTGTCCTGGATCGCTTTACCTCGCCGCAGCCCGGAGACCGCCGCACGCGCACCCGCTTTCACCGCAGTGTCGAGCCGCATCAGGAACTCCTGAACCTAATGTGGCTTGCTTCCGGCTGTACCCGCACTTATTTCGGGGAATGGCACACACATCCGGAGCCCTGCCCAACGCCGTCTTCGATTGACCTGCGCAGCTGGCGGAAGCACTTGAAGCAGGAGGAGGCCCGCGAAAACGGGCTGCATTTCATCATTGTTGGCACCGCCATCACGCGCGTCTGGCATGCCAATCAAGGTGGGCGCGACGTCACTCTCATAGGCGAAACCCACACGGAGTTCAGGGTATGACTTGGGAACCCCCGAAAACCATCACGAAGGAAGTCAAAGGTCACACGAACCTCAACGAATTCAACACGATTCGGCTCTGGGTGGCGGCTGGGGGACGATGCGAGATTTGCAACGACCTTCTCACTGAGAGCCCTATGACGTTCGAGCCGTTGAACCGTGCTGAGAGGGCACATATTGTCGGTCAGGGCGGGCCGAAAGCCCCACGTCACCATCCTATCGATTCACGCCAGAAGGCTGATTCCATCGACAACATTATGCTGCTGTGCTTTGATTGCCACCATGAGATTGACTCGCGCCCCAATGACCCTAAGTTCTCTACAGAAGCTTTAAAAGGGATTAAACAGCAGCATGAAGAAAGAATCTGGTACCTGACAAGCTTGAAACCTAAGCGTACCCACATCGTAGCGTTCAGAACATATATTCAACAAACTCAAAGTGAAGATGCCCAACAGCAGGTGACAAACCTCGACGCTTCGCAAATGCGTGATGCTGTTCTGCCCGACTTCTTCCCAGATCAGGCAAAGCCTTCACGCTTGACCCTTCCGTTGACGACAGAGGAATCTCCTGAACATTGGGCTGAGCTGCGGAAGTTGATCACCCGTCGTTGGGCCGGACTTGATCTCGATGACGTTGAACACCTATCGATCTTCTGCCTGGGCAAGATGCCAGCCATCGCTTACTTTGGCAGCGTTGTCGGCAGCACTCGACCTTTACGCGTTATGAACGTTCAGGACGGCAGTCCCACCCGTTGGAAGGAAGCCGCCCAGGTTGCCGACGATTTTACCTATGAAGTCGATTCTCTGCCCGATACAGAAGGAGTGAGTGAAGTCGTGCTTTGCCTTTCGATGAGCGGTCTGATCACGACCAGCCAATTTGGCCCGGACGTGCCCACCGATACGCCAGTGATCCACATCCGTACTCCCGAGCGGCATCGACATAAACATTTTCTCATCGCTGAGAAACAACTGAAGCACTTCAGGCGAGAGTTCTCGCTACTCCTCAGTGCGATCCAAAGTCGTTACGGGCAGAATTGCATCATCCACCTGCTAATGGCGGCTCCAACTCCTATAGTGTTCGAGGTCGGGCGTCAGCACCAAAAGAATCACCACCCGCCACTGCGCCTCTACAACTGCGTCGGCCACATCTTCAGCCCCGCCTTCGATCTTAAAAGTTTATAGGATGTCCGTACCTACATGTCCCATGAGCTCTAAAAGACAGCGGACGTCTTAATAGGAGGGCCATCGCTGCAACTTACATCCGTATATGTAACTGCTCTCGTAACCAGGATATGTTGAATGTGAATAGGAGAAAACGATGAGTCACACTGGCATCACTTTCCCACGTACTTTTGCTGTCATGCGTGCGGCCGATACCACAGGGGTCAGCGGCATAGGTCATGTCCTTGACGGCGTGATATTCCACACAGGTCAGGTGGTCGTCTGTTGGCGGTCTGCGCACGGGAGCATCACAATTTTTGAGAATTGGGCGGCTTTTGATAGTGTTCATTTAAAGGCCCACCCAGAGAACCGCGCGCGCTTGATTTTCGTTGATGGTGGATTGTCACCCAGTTAGAGGCTGACAAGTATACATTTGAGGTTAATAGGCCTCAAGATGAGTCTGCTGTGAGTCATTGAGTTGGAGCAGAGGCAGAGACCTTGAAGGAGCGAAGTGCTCTGCACGAAATACCGAACGCCCCTAGTCTGCTAGGAGGACGTGATAGTCGGGACTTCGTTGTTTGAGTTCACCTTTCAAAGTTTGAGCGACTTTGAAGGCGACCTTCTTGCCCGCGGGAATCTGGATGCGCTCGCTGGTGCCGGGGCGCACGCCGGTGCGGGCAGCGGTGTCCCGCACACTCAGGGTGCCCAGGCCGGGCAGCCCCACGCTCTGCCCCTGGCGGAGGGCCTCGACGATGGTGTCCATGGCCGCGTCCACCCCCTGGGCCGCCTGCTTCTTCGTCAGGCCGCTCTTCTCCGCCACCTGCTCCACGAGCTGCGTCTTGGCGACCTTGCCGCCGCGCCCGGCGGTCGCCTCGGCGGCGCCGCGTTTCGGGGCTTTGGCGGCAGCAGGCTTCTTGGCCGGGGCCTTCGTCGACTTTTTCGTCATGCCCCGCATCGTGCCTGCCGGACGGCAGAAAGGCAAGCGGGGGTCAGGCCACGCTGGATGACCGACCCCCTTCCGCCGACCCCTGCCCTCCGGTCAGAGGGTTCCTTCCCCCGCCGCTGGCCCGGGACGCCGCGGAGGGGCTGCCACGACCCCCGCCCCATCCCCGGCGACGCCGGTCCGTGGCGCCTCACCGGGCTCCGTCCCCCGACCCTGGACCCGGAGAGCGACGCACCTCTGCCTCACAACAGGCCTTGCAGGTCGCGCACCAGGGTGGACTCGTCGAGGCGTGCGTGAACCACATTCCGCACCCGGCCGCGCCGGTCGATGAACACGGTTGTGGGGAGCGTCGCGTGGTACTCATGGAAGATCACCACCCCCGGATCGCGACCGGTCAGGACGCCGAAAAGGAAGGGCGCGTCGTAGCAGGCGAGGTCAAGCGGCGTGACGTGCGCGTGCAGGCTGATCACGGTCAGGTCACGGTCGACATACTCGTCCTGGTAGAGCCGCAGCAACTGGTCGTTGTCCCGGCACACCGTGCAATGCACGTCCCCAAAGAGAATGATCACCGCCTGTCCGCGCAGGGCCGAGAGCCGCACGGCCTGACCGTTGATGGTCTGAAACGCGAAGTCGGGGGCCAGCGGGCCCGGAGGACCCCCGCCGCCCGCCAGAGCACACGTGAACAGAGTGAGGACGACCATCCAGGTGATCCGCCGCATGCCCATGTCTCCCCCCGCCGCGCTTGACCTGGAGTGTACCGGTTGGGCGTCGGGGGCGGTGGGCCGAGGATGAGGAGACCCGGCTCGGTGGCCCCGGGGGAACCTCGACGTCGGGGTCCTCCCGCCCTCTTCCACTGATATAACCGGGACATCTTCAGACGCGGTCTCACGTACCCTGAGCAGCAGGGATGCAGGTCCGCTGACCCCTTTTGCCCCGGAGGCCCCATGAGTACCTCGAACCACGTTCTCGCGCTTGTGAAAAGCCACGTCGACCGGGACGATCAGCAGTTCCTGTCGGTGGCCCTGCAGGTCGCGGCGCGCGAGGCCAGGCAGGGGCACGGCAACGTGGCGCAGGAACTCCGCAAGCTGATCGACCTCGCCCGCTCACGGGAGGGCCTCCCGCCGCCAGCTTCCCCCTCCCCGCTGGTGTTTCAGCCGCTGCCGCCCAAGGGGGAACTCGCCTCGCTGCTGTCGGTGTCGCACCCGCGCCAGCG encodes:
- a CDS encoding phospholipase D-like domain-containing protein, with translation MRRTAAHDGLTLKAYAGTTGVLLAFDIAPERRPGLLGFAVHRSAPDGSERWLPGQLAFPDQPHEPGESLPTNVAPIQAFRWSDYAVYPNRTYTYTVHPVYGQPGALDVQPGPSVTITTSPQDAGEHIVTFNRAAAASQAFARRFPRVAEDLLARKKAGQAAVLPANALEWLSRGALEQIVRFIDDAQDETWALDIAIYEYELLPILHAVERAVQRRVNVRVVYHAAARDPQTAENEHNLTRVPEAYKRARVTTRIHHHKFMVRSRLQDGKRMPHAALCGSTNFTENGVYRQANVVHVAQTPHVARTYLDLFEVLFSGLAPKATKQYIDEHNPLPGSWGECFVGFSPRSGERDLDAFVTLIKEAKRDVMFCTAFDLDARILNALWGMEGDDVLRLGLQNRRQEGPPATAGETSGGEIVGTHRDRGRQFAAAALLPSGLEGFLQENTAGQAGSILIHTKLVVLDFTTDRPTVISGSHNYSKNASGGTTRTTSCCAATPTSPTPTAANSCGSTTTTGSAGCFGKRGPPPRPPSR
- a CDS encoding nucleotidyltransferase domain-containing protein, whose amino-acid sequence is MAKVQKQFYEFDKEIQLGTTEEEPTLRERREQVLDALRSGLKKLFEDKDESAPSFKKFDQGSYSLKTGVKPIDEQHDYDIDVGAVFNIDSTQGDYKDDPTKIKRLIRDALDLELDEGTVEIKTPCVTVTFDDGCHVDLAAYADPDMRTDIELPLARGKEFAGSPEWQTNHPSELARRIRTTFSIKEERQQFKRVLRALKRWRDHKYRSATSHASPVGVGLTVAGLTMFTPQGRELYGTTDDRAALQNFVQNLLDTFQDNMKGDKDDELGRRLVVELPFAPYTDVFARMTNRNMEIFEDRLIDLRDALRDAGDAGKNTDACKVLQGQFKGFPDGEDEEEEGTKDSVKKAAAILTPSISG
- a CDS encoding patatin-like phospholipase family protein, which produces MTDQDVAGLRECNLVLEGGITSGIVYPALIVELARTYRFRCLGGSSAGAIGAAFAAAAEYGRQCGQGGMDALEREAAWLGQGAVPGPLHLQQLFQPQTRTRGTFNFLSGAVGKDWGWRGPLSAMRVQPLAAIVGALPGLGSALVARTNKTSHGRLAGTLIGLGLGAAGAATAALGVSLASIKSVLEGNHYGLCDGSGSEGGGVPALTDWFTDALDRVAGRGTGGDPLTFEDLTAQGIDLQMMTTCLSHGRPYRLPFTRGDRFYFRESEFRALFPERVVKYLLEHPRPISSNDERAVARRARLAAQGLHPLPAGPALPVALAARLSLSFPGLISAVPLYTVDYSLAVPESERTAECAYFSDGGLASNFPVHLFDDPLPKRPTFAVNLRRYPRGQEPSADEAENVWMPDGNRGGLNPTFSPIEGLGGFGLALLDTAKNWGDGVFVQAPGYRDRIVHVHLAEDEGGLNLGMDAETVTRLMERGRAAAHLITTRFASGTAWDNHRRVRLLSLLAGVEALAREFEAEVGLVREGEMPWPEILAARNRGYPLLAAGQQVADQVAQALQDLGKELKVSPVSLRERGAPRPQLELKLRPEP
- a CDS encoding ThiF family adenylyltransferase, with amino-acid sequence MNLLANATITTKPQGLPWARNRGIAACLVGDATIGTNSVTLRVGLTSAFPSQLPYVQLVADEGGRADGITAHVGHDGDICYVPTRDQAFDPQTPVEVILDALRRALTTLEDAWTAPDNHELLDEFPLYWVPPAGSKSKPSAIASYFVPDERCRVLAAWRASDEGRKDAKGRTSIRRQAAHVPPEPYEAVGDLGGDFGPNEFNRHRDLRMSTPSTSALYLPLEPTPLIVPPLSRRQWTPTQLRDIVRGSLSPENLLVLDDLLTSRKMTADLLVLGIPRPKRAQEHRFGLVAVQVRGMRRGHVLSLDANLLPIQLGPLSVVRRDAAYLMPRGGSTASLLDRKVLLLGCGALGGYVAPMLAAAGVGHLTLVDPDKFMASNTYRHALGRRFVGKPKVTGMEQALHEKYPYLKVTAVEKRTEVALGQGDFQLGDFDLTVDATGDTTHQLMLARALRDFPVAYRPPTLLLWLEALGLGGHHLTVIPGEAGCPRCLYSSPQAPMANAASFGAPYQHIGHDELGCGTFHTPYSDLDAIKTAEEAVRTAIDVLHGRLARSLLRSWKGSPTAFKAAGHQLSERYFKKRGALRRGEAYDNPDCPLCRGKP
- a CDS encoding SAVED domain-containing protein; translated protein: MTWEPPKTITKEVKGHTNLNEFNTIRLWVAAGGRCEICNDLLTESPMTFEPLNRAERAHIVGQGGPKAPRHHPIDSRQKADSIDNIMLLCFDCHHEIDSRPNDPKFSTEALKGIKQQHEERIWYLTSLKPKRTHIVAFRTYIQQTQSEDAQQQVTNLDASQMRDAVLPDFFPDQAKPSRLTLPLTTEESPEHWAELRKLITRRWAGLDLDDVEHLSIFCLGKMPAIAYFGSVVGSTRPLRVMNVQDGSPTRWKEAAQVADDFTYEVDSLPDTEGVSEVVLCLSMSGLITTSQFGPDVPTDTPVIHIRTPERHRHKHFLIAEKQLKHFRREFSLLLSAIQSRYGQNCIIHLLMAAPTPIVFEVGRQHQKNHHPPLRLYNCVGHIFSPAFDLKSL
- a CDS encoding TlpA family protein disulfide reductase; its protein translation is MRRITWMVVLTLFTCALAGGGGPPGPLAPDFAFQTINGQAVRLSALRGQAVIILFGDVHCTVCRDNDQLLRLYQDEYVDRDLTVISLHAHVTPLDLACYDAPFLFGVLTGRDPGVVIFHEYHATLPTTVFIDRRGRVRNVVHARLDESTLVRDLQGLL
- a CDS encoding HU family DNA-binding protein, which translates into the protein MTKKSTKAPAKKPAAAKAPKRGAAEATAGRGGKVAKTQLVEQVAEKSGLTKKQAAQGVDAAMDTIVEALRQGQSVGLPGLGTLSVRDTAARTGVRPGTSERIQIPAGKKVAFKVAQTLKGELKQRSPDYHVLLAD
- a CDS encoding Mov34/MPN/PAD-1 family protein; protein product: MTLLLRTTAGRILEVHRRVLEAMWAYTQVHPKNTEAGGILVGHERQQGNLVLDRFTSPQPGDRRTRTRFHRSVEPHQELLNLMWLASGCTRTYFGEWHTHPEPCPTPSSIDLRSWRKHLKQEEARENGLHFIIVGTAITRVWHANQGGRDVTLIGETHTEFRV